A genomic region of Devosia ginsengisoli contains the following coding sequences:
- the solA gene encoding N-methyl-L-tryptophan oxidase: MNQTFDVAVIGLGAMGSAALYQLARRGAKVVGIDRHHPPHSHGSTHGETRITRRGIGEGEAYVPLASRSHEIWRQLEAETGQALFHEVGSIVISEHDDNVARPGRTGFIRRSMAAAERYGIPHEILDAGEIRHRFPNLAPQDNEIGYYEPGGGYLIPENCVAAQLTRAGQLGATLQLGQTVTRFDATPSGVTIHLADGTTLFAGEVIVSAGPWAPGLLRAPFDRILRPTRQVMHWFALAPDATPAWQNSPVFMWPHGESEDGFFYGFPSLDGLSVKTADEFYGAASDPDHIDRQVPESDSRRMFDAHLRGRLVDVTPRPVRTATCIYTATPDSMFLIDRHPAHGNMLVVSPCSGHGFKHSAAIGESAAQWVLDGGPAIDLSSFALSRLI; the protein is encoded by the coding sequence ATGAATCAGACATTTGACGTTGCCGTCATCGGCCTCGGCGCCATGGGCAGCGCGGCGCTCTATCAACTGGCCCGACGCGGCGCAAAAGTGGTGGGTATCGACCGCCATCATCCGCCGCATAGCCACGGCTCCACCCACGGAGAAACCCGTATCACCCGCCGCGGCATTGGCGAAGGCGAGGCCTACGTACCCCTGGCCAGCCGCTCGCACGAAATCTGGCGGCAGTTGGAGGCGGAAACCGGACAGGCCCTGTTCCACGAAGTGGGCAGCATCGTCATCTCCGAACATGACGACAATGTCGCCCGCCCCGGCCGCACCGGCTTCATCCGCCGGTCGATGGCCGCCGCCGAACGCTACGGCATCCCGCATGAAATTCTCGATGCCGGCGAAATCCGCCACCGCTTCCCCAACCTGGCCCCTCAGGACAACGAGATCGGCTATTACGAACCGGGCGGCGGTTACCTGATCCCCGAAAACTGCGTTGCTGCCCAGCTCACCCGCGCCGGGCAACTGGGGGCAACACTGCAACTCGGCCAGACCGTCACCCGCTTCGACGCAACGCCGTCGGGCGTGACCATCCACCTCGCTGACGGCACGACCCTGTTCGCCGGCGAAGTTATCGTGTCGGCCGGCCCTTGGGCGCCCGGCCTGCTCCGCGCACCGTTCGACCGCATTCTCAGGCCCACGCGCCAGGTGATGCACTGGTTCGCCCTCGCCCCCGATGCCACCCCCGCCTGGCAGAATTCGCCGGTTTTCATGTGGCCGCACGGCGAGAGCGAAGACGGCTTCTTCTACGGCTTTCCCTCGCTGGACGGACTGTCGGTCAAGACGGCCGACGAATTCTATGGCGCCGCCAGCGACCCCGACCATATCGATCGCCAGGTGCCCGAAAGCGACAGCCGTCGCATGTTCGACGCGCATCTGCGCGGCCGGCTGGTCGATGTGACGCCCCGGCCCGTCCGCACCGCGACCTGCATCTATACCGCGACGCCGGACAGCATGTTCCTCATCGACCGCCACCCGGCACACGGCAATATGCTGGTCGTCTCGCCCTGTTCGGGCCACGGCTTCAAGCACTCGGCGGCCATCGGCGAAAGCGCCGCCCAATGGGTGCTGGACGGAGGCCCGGCCATCGACCTGAGCAGCTTCGCCCTGTCCCGCCTGATCTAG
- a CDS encoding DMT family transporter, translating into MPDNTAPGIGMAWLMGDMVLVTVMTVLVKLGGADYPAVQMVFIRSLVGLVSVLPLAWRHRQALRQTKHWGRHAFRVFCNTAALNANFAALTALPLALANAIGFMRPLVVLALATFMLGERSGPWRWVGAGIGFAGVLLMVAPGEIAWNAGILAALAAVAFGSLATVQTRALKGENTTILMVFYTVGLTLFTAVPAAIAWQPVAPSAWPLLLGIGVLAQIGQYCYLRAYQASPANVLAPLGYLSIVLASIAGYLAFGEIPAWTTLAGIVIILFALVLTARLDRRQSSREAPAHESDI; encoded by the coding sequence ATGCCCGACAACACCGCGCCGGGCATCGGCATGGCCTGGCTCATGGGCGACATGGTGCTGGTCACGGTGATGACCGTGCTGGTCAAGCTCGGCGGGGCCGATTACCCCGCCGTGCAGATGGTGTTCATCCGCTCGCTGGTGGGCCTGGTCAGCGTATTGCCTTTGGCCTGGCGGCACCGGCAGGCGCTGCGCCAGACCAAGCATTGGGGCCGCCACGCCTTCCGCGTCTTTTGCAATACGGCGGCGCTCAACGCCAATTTCGCCGCCCTGACCGCCCTGCCGCTGGCGCTCGCCAATGCCATCGGCTTCATGCGACCGCTGGTCGTGCTGGCGCTGGCTACATTCATGCTGGGCGAACGTTCCGGCCCGTGGCGCTGGGTCGGCGCCGGTATCGGCTTCGCTGGCGTGCTGCTCATGGTGGCGCCGGGCGAGATCGCCTGGAATGCCGGCATCCTGGCCGCCCTGGCGGCTGTCGCGTTCGGCTCGCTGGCCACGGTGCAGACGCGGGCGCTCAAGGGCGAGAACACCACCATTCTCATGGTCTTCTACACTGTCGGACTCACGCTCTTTACAGCCGTCCCTGCCGCCATCGCCTGGCAGCCAGTCGCCCCATCCGCCTGGCCGCTGTTGCTCGGCATCGGAGTGCTCGCCCAGATCGGCCAATATTGCTACCTGCGTGCCTACCAAGCCAGCCCGGCCAATGTGCTGGCGCCGCTGGGCTATCTCTCCATCGTGCTGGCCAGCATTGCCGGTTATCTCGCCTTTGGCGAAATACCGGCCTGGACCACGCTGGCCGGCATCGTCATCATCCTTTTCGCCCTCGTCCTCACCGCACGCCTCGACCGCCGGCAGTCATCCAGGGAAGCACCAGCCCATGAATCAGACATTTGA
- a CDS encoding PIG-L family deacetylase, producing the protein MLTSRERLRRQAATPHLVALHNALGRLGSPLTAMNTGAHPDDEHNGMLATLRHQYGMRIVVACSTRGEGGQNILGPERGGALGVLRSREMEEAARVIDADIAWLGHGPDDPVHDFGFSKSGPDTLARWGEERTIERLVRAYRQFRPDIVIPTFLDVPGQHGHHRAMTQAAETALALAADPTAFLEHAAEGLLPWRVSKYYLPAWSGGGNGYYDDEVPPPAATTSILANGSDTATGLAYDRLGEVSRTNHASQNMGHWRHPGEQSWALHLVGGAAEADITAGLPTRLADLADLAELAQADAALAAAIAAFPNGHAVLKHLISARAAIRAAQGRLTETAQALHGHRLARKLAEIDTAMALAANINVLASLSSADVAPGASLDLIVEIEPGLAEAIEIEPITGPLLHPVAAQSVTEPTTVLSLQVRTDAPAGNAFAPDWQSLGGNGALSLLVHAEIAGERLTFAVDTEEPLQVAPPHPLQLAPEALILPLPAQGRHGIALKPELDPARLSLSTPPGLTLERSGAGLVLVAGPQLQAGRHSLPVTVDDQPAHIVTPIAYPHIGRTRFVRPLTLDVLALDLTLPSSRVGYVGGGSDRVGQWLARMGADPVILDADALAGSLSGLDTIVVGIFAYGTRPDLAAANPRLRDWVEAGGHLVTLYHRPSDGWDPDATPPRHLIIGSPSLRWRVTNPAAPVTMLLPDHPLLAGPNRITAEDFAGWDKERGLYFASDWDKAYEPLLSMSDAGEVPLLGSIVSAPIGKGRHTHTSLVLHHQLDRLVPGAFRLMANLLQPA; encoded by the coding sequence ATGCTTACCAGTCGCGAACGGCTGCGCCGCCAGGCCGCCACTCCCCACCTCGTCGCCCTGCACAATGCCCTGGGGCGGCTCGGCTCTCCGTTGACCGCCATGAATACCGGCGCGCATCCGGATGACGAGCATAATGGCATGCTGGCCACTCTGCGCCACCAATATGGCATGCGCATCGTCGTAGCCTGCTCGACACGTGGCGAGGGTGGTCAGAACATCCTTGGCCCCGAACGCGGTGGTGCACTGGGCGTGCTGCGCTCGCGCGAGATGGAGGAAGCGGCGCGGGTTATCGATGCCGACATTGCCTGGCTCGGTCATGGTCCTGATGATCCCGTACATGATTTCGGCTTTTCGAAATCGGGGCCTGATACGCTGGCACGCTGGGGCGAAGAGCGCACCATCGAGCGGCTGGTGCGCGCCTATCGGCAGTTCCGGCCCGATATCGTCATCCCCACCTTCCTCGACGTCCCCGGCCAGCACGGGCACCACCGCGCCATGACCCAGGCGGCAGAGACCGCGCTGGCTCTGGCCGCCGATCCGACCGCTTTCCTCGAACATGCTGCCGAGGGCCTGCTCCCCTGGCGCGTCTCTAAATATTACCTGCCGGCCTGGTCGGGCGGCGGCAATGGCTATTATGACGACGAGGTCCCGCCACCCGCAGCCACAACCAGTATCCTCGCCAACGGCTCCGACACCGCGACCGGTCTCGCCTATGATCGGCTGGGCGAGGTCTCCCGCACCAATCATGCCAGCCAGAACATGGGGCATTGGCGCCACCCCGGAGAACAGTCCTGGGCACTGCATCTGGTCGGCGGCGCGGCCGAGGCCGATATTACGGCTGGCCTGCCCACAAGGCTTGCCGACCTGGCCGATCTCGCGGAGCTCGCCCAGGCCGATGCTGCCCTGGCGGCAGCTATCGCCGCCTTCCCCAACGGCCACGCGGTGCTGAAGCACCTCATATCGGCCCGCGCCGCCATTCGCGCCGCGCAAGGCCGGCTGACGGAAACCGCTCAGGCCCTGCACGGCCACCGTCTTGCCCGCAAGCTCGCGGAAATCGACACCGCAATGGCGCTGGCGGCAAATATCAACGTGCTGGCCAGCCTCTCCTCGGCCGATGTTGCACCCGGCGCTTCCCTCGACCTCATCGTCGAGATCGAGCCGGGCCTTGCCGAAGCCATAGAGATCGAGCCGATCACCGGCCCGCTGCTCCACCCGGTGGCGGCTCAAAGCGTGACCGAGCCAACAACCGTGCTGTCGCTGCAGGTCCGCACCGATGCCCCGGCCGGTAACGCCTTCGCCCCCGACTGGCAGAGCCTGGGTGGCAATGGCGCACTCTCGCTGCTGGTCCATGCCGAAATTGCCGGCGAGCGCCTGACCTTTGCGGTTGATACGGAAGAGCCTCTGCAGGTTGCGCCGCCTCACCCGCTGCAACTGGCCCCCGAAGCGCTCATCCTGCCACTGCCCGCCCAAGGCCGGCACGGCATTGCCCTCAAGCCTGAACTCGACCCGGCACGGCTTAGCCTGTCCACCCCGCCCGGCCTGACGCTGGAGCGCAGCGGCGCTGGATTGGTACTGGTCGCCGGGCCGCAACTGCAGGCGGGCCGCCACAGCCTGCCCGTCACCGTTGATGACCAGCCGGCCCATATCGTGACGCCCATCGCCTACCCGCATATCGGGCGCACCCGCTTCGTGCGCCCCCTTACGCTCGATGTACTGGCGCTCGACCTCACCCTGCCCAGCTCCCGCGTCGGCTATGTCGGCGGCGGCAGCGATCGCGTGGGACAGTGGCTGGCCCGCATGGGCGCCGATCCTGTCATTCTCGATGCCGACGCGCTTGCCGGATCTCTGTCCGGCCTCGACACGATCGTGGTCGGCATTTTCGCCTATGGCACGCGGCCCGACCTTGCCGCCGCCAATCCCCGACTGCGCGACTGGGTCGAAGCCGGCGGGCATCTGGTGACGCTCTATCACCGGCCCAGCGATGGCTGGGATCCCGACGCGACCCCGCCGCGCCATCTCATCATCGGCTCGCCCTCCCTGCGCTGGCGCGTCACCAATCCGGCAGCGCCGGTCACCATGTTGCTGCCCGACCACCCGCTGCTCGCCGGCCCGAACCGGATCACGGCGGAAGACTTTGCCGGCTGGGATAAGGAGCGCGGCCTCTACTTCGCCTCCGACTGGGACAAGGCCTATGAACCGCTCCTGTCGATGAGCGATGCCGGCGAAGTCCCACTGCTCGGCTCGATCGTGTCGGCCCCCATCGGCAAGGGGCGCCACACCCATACCAGCCTAGTCCTCCACCACCAGCTCGACCGTCTGGTGCCGGGGGCCTTCCGTCTCATGGCCAATCTGCTGCAGCCGGCCTGA
- a CDS encoding ROK family protein, producing MNSRSKRILRQRVAIGSNPERNRAHNRRVVLEVIRMHEHLGRTEIARRAHLTPQAVANIVEELLEEGLLIELGRLRSGRGQPPIQFAVNPNGPLTAGIEVAADHMVTVLLDLSGGIRGQSIVSLAGPGPDVVPDLAASEVRKLQDALGADSSKLLGLGVVMPGPFEIEGMSSVGPATLPGWTGVDPAPLFATATGQHVVVENDATAAVVGERLYGAGRQLGSFCYLYFGVGLGLGVIQDGRPMRGAFGNAGEIGHVGLTPRKGKGVYGPAGALERFVSVFALRERLAMAGIYVATVEDIQRLHDENDQTLRDWIAMAADYLAPTVAMLENIFDPETVIFGGGLPDSVLDAVIAALDPLPVSVATRLQRSLPRVLRGQTGQLTAALGAAALPLLDTVSPHLSVADPAS from the coding sequence GTGAACAGCCGCAGCAAGCGAATTCTGCGCCAGCGCGTTGCCATCGGCTCCAATCCTGAGCGCAACCGGGCGCACAATCGCCGCGTCGTGCTGGAAGTCATCCGCATGCACGAGCATCTGGGCCGCACCGAAATTGCCCGCCGCGCCCATCTGACGCCGCAGGCCGTCGCCAATATCGTTGAGGAACTGCTCGAAGAGGGCCTGCTCATCGAACTGGGCCGGCTGCGTTCCGGCCGCGGCCAGCCGCCCATCCAGTTTGCCGTCAACCCCAATGGCCCGCTGACCGCGGGCATCGAAGTGGCGGCGGATCACATGGTGACCGTGCTGCTCGACCTGTCCGGCGGCATCAGGGGCCAGTCGATCGTGTCCCTCGCTGGACCCGGACCGGACGTGGTGCCGGACCTGGCGGCCAGCGAAGTGCGTAAATTGCAGGATGCGCTGGGCGCCGACAGCAGCAAGTTGCTCGGCCTCGGCGTCGTCATGCCCGGCCCCTTCGAGATCGAGGGCATGAGCTCGGTCGGCCCGGCCACCCTGCCCGGCTGGACCGGGGTGGACCCCGCCCCGCTCTTTGCCACGGCGACCGGCCAGCATGTCGTGGTGGAAAACGACGCCACGGCTGCCGTCGTCGGCGAACGCCTCTATGGGGCGGGCCGGCAATTGGGCAGTTTCTGCTACCTCTATTTCGGCGTCGGCCTGGGCCTGGGCGTCATCCAGGATGGGCGGCCGATGCGCGGCGCTTTCGGCAATGCCGGCGAAATCGGCCATGTCGGCCTGACGCCCCGCAAGGGCAAGGGCGTCTATGGTCCGGCCGGGGCACTCGAACGCTTCGTTTCCGTCTTCGCCCTGCGCGAACGGCTGGCCATGGCCGGCATCTATGTCGCGACCGTCGAGGACATCCAGCGGTTGCATGACGAGAACGACCAAACCCTCAGGGACTGGATCGCCATGGCGGCCGATTATCTGGCGCCCACCGTGGCCATGCTGGAAAATATCTTCGATCCGGAAACGGTGATTTTCGGTGGCGGCCTGCCTGACTCGGTGCTCGACGCCGTCATTGCCGCGCTGGATCCCCTGCCGGTCTCCGTCGCCACCCGTCTGCAGCGCTCGCTGCCGAGGGTGCTGCGCGGACAGACCGGACAATTGACCGCCGCATTGGGTGCGGCCGCCCTGCCCCTGCTCGATACGGTATCGCCCCATCTCAGCGTAGCCGATCCGGCTAGCTGA
- a CDS encoding extracellular solute-binding protein: protein MFTKAKLAGLAAGISFLALGSAQAVEIEYWQYVFDSRVQAMDKLIENFEAANPDITVKQTTFPYADYQTRVVAAKVAGQGPDVVQLFYGWLDQFVAGGLIQPLDPAVFPHDAIESDFFPIVSAMKRGDDYYGLPTAVRSLALFYNKAIFAEAGIEPPTTLDELLAAAEATTKRDGAGNITSAGITMDMAGQDHHWWRENLVRQFGGEPYDAEGNVAYDSEAGAAGLKFYTDLQTEHNVGLLGFMDEGQAAFRAGLAAMTIDGTFRLGAFASNPFEWGVVELPANAEGVKSNYSSYFANAIGATAEGEELEAAQKFLAYISSPEAMEIWLETVGELPARRDVALTEANLADPILAPFLSGLEYAHTTQFYDEAGQRQVAIDMVNRVLLEGQAIEDSVKQAAEAEQAIIDAARQ, encoded by the coding sequence ATGTTCACCAAGGCAAAGTTGGCCGGGCTCGCTGCCGGCATTAGCTTTCTGGCGCTGGGCTCCGCCCAGGCCGTAGAAATCGAGTACTGGCAGTATGTGTTCGACAGCCGCGTCCAGGCCATGGACAAGCTGATCGAGAATTTCGAAGCCGCAAATCCTGACATTACCGTCAAGCAGACCACGTTCCCCTATGCGGACTACCAGACCCGCGTCGTCGCGGCCAAGGTCGCCGGCCAGGGCCCCGATGTGGTTCAGCTGTTCTATGGCTGGCTCGACCAGTTCGTGGCCGGTGGCCTCATCCAGCCGCTCGATCCCGCCGTGTTCCCGCATGACGCGATCGAATCGGACTTCTTCCCCATCGTTTCGGCGATGAAGCGCGGCGACGACTATTACGGCCTGCCCACCGCCGTGCGCTCGCTGGCCCTGTTCTACAACAAGGCCATCTTCGCCGAAGCCGGCATCGAGCCGCCGACCACTCTGGACGAGCTGCTCGCCGCGGCCGAAGCCACCACCAAGCGCGATGGCGCCGGCAACATCACCTCGGCCGGTATCACCATGGACATGGCTGGCCAGGACCACCACTGGTGGCGTGAGAACCTCGTGCGCCAGTTCGGCGGCGAGCCCTACGACGCCGAAGGCAATGTGGCCTACGATTCCGAGGCGGGCGCTGCCGGCCTCAAGTTCTATACCGACCTCCAGACCGAACATAATGTCGGCCTGCTGGGCTTCATGGACGAAGGTCAGGCGGCATTCCGCGCCGGTCTGGCAGCGATGACCATCGACGGCACGTTCCGTCTGGGCGCCTTTGCCTCGAACCCGTTCGAATGGGGCGTGGTCGAGCTTCCGGCCAATGCCGAAGGCGTCAAGTCGAACTATTCGAGCTATTTCGCCAACGCCATCGGCGCCACTGCCGAAGGCGAAGAGCTGGAAGCCGCCCAGAAGTTCCTGGCCTACATCTCCTCGCCCGAAGCGATGGAAATCTGGCTTGAAACCGTCGGTGAACTCCCGGCTCGCCGCGATGTGGCCCTGACGGAGGCGAACCTCGCCGACCCGATCCTTGCGCCGTTCCTCAGCGGTCTCGAATATGCGCATACCACGCAGTTCTATGACGAAGCCGGCCAGCGCCAGGTTGCCATCGACATGGTCAACCGCGTGCTGCTCGAAGGCCAGGCCATCGAGGATTCGGTGAAGCAGGCTGCTGAAGCCGAGCAGGCCATCATCGACGCTGCGCGTCAGTAA
- a CDS encoding carbohydrate ABC transporter permease — MASVHAYQQTGRVRFWDRLNISTKRVIWAWTFLALPILFYTGIRFYPTFQAFWLSLTNWDLLRPAQFIGLANYQKMFADPIFWKVFQNTFLYLLVGTPLSLIISFVIAYYLDRVRFMHGFIRALYFLPFLTTAAAMGWVWRWFYQPVPIGVINSMLSTIGIEQQPFLRSTTQALPAVLVPAIWAGLGFQIIIFMAGLRAIPGTFYEAARIDGLGDWAILRKITIPLLKPTTVFLVVFSSIGFLRIFDQVYNMTTNDPGGPLNATKPLVLMIYQTAFSSYQMGYAAAQTVVLFTILLIVSLLQLYVLREKK; from the coding sequence ATGGCGTCAGTGCACGCATATCAGCAAACGGGACGGGTTCGCTTCTGGGACCGCCTGAACATCAGCACCAAGCGCGTCATCTGGGCCTGGACCTTCCTGGCCCTGCCCATCCTGTTTTATACGGGCATCCGCTTCTACCCGACATTTCAGGCCTTCTGGCTGTCGCTGACCAACTGGGACCTGCTGCGTCCGGCCCAGTTCATCGGCCTGGCGAACTACCAGAAGATGTTTGCCGATCCGATCTTCTGGAAAGTGTTCCAGAACACCTTCCTCTATTTGCTCGTCGGCACGCCGCTCAGCCTGATCATCTCCTTCGTGATCGCCTATTATCTCGATCGCGTCCGCTTCATGCACGGCTTTATCCGGGCGCTCTATTTCCTGCCTTTCCTGACCACGGCCGCAGCCATGGGCTGGGTCTGGCGCTGGTTCTACCAGCCCGTGCCGATCGGCGTGATCAATAGCATGCTGAGCACCATAGGCATCGAGCAGCAGCCCTTCCTGCGCTCGACGACACAGGCTCTGCCAGCCGTCCTCGTGCCGGCCATCTGGGCCGGGCTCGGTTTCCAGATCATCATTTTCATGGCCGGCCTGCGCGCCATTCCCGGCACCTTCTACGAGGCCGCCCGCATCGATGGGCTGGGCGACTGGGCCATCCTGCGCAAGATCACCATTCCGCTCCTCAAGCCCACCACCGTCTTCCTGGTCGTGTTCTCGTCCATCGGCTTCCTGCGCATTTTCGACCAGGTCTACAACATGACCACCAATGATCCCGGCGGGCCGCTCAATGCGACCAAGCCGCTGGTGCTCATGATCTACCAGACGGCCTTTTCGTCCTACCAGATGGGCTATGCCGCTGCGCAGACCGTGGTGCTCTTCACCATCCTGCTCATCGTGTCCCTGCTCCAGCTCTATGTGCTGAGGGAAAAGAAATGA
- a CDS encoding carbohydrate ABC transporter permease, with product MTATTAPTSELAANRRDIRPGRIITWTLLLIGGLIMVTPLLFMFSTSLKTAGQVYDLKLIPSAPTLDNYIKVLGDGRFMQWFLNSTFIAITVTASNVFFDSLVGYTLAKFEFRGRYFIFLAILSTLMIPTEMLVIPWYLMSSQLGWLNSYWGIMFPGMMTAFGTFLMKQFFEGVPNDFLEAARVDGLNEFTIWWKIAMPMVVPAISALAIFTFLGNWTAFFWPLIVTTSKELYTLPVGISSFSAEASIQWELIMTGAAIGTIPTLLVFLALQRFIVRGVMLAGLKG from the coding sequence ATGACCGCCACCACTGCCCCGACATCAGAGCTGGCGGCCAATCGCCGCGACATCCGCCCTGGCCGCATCATCACCTGGACCCTGCTGTTGATCGGCGGGCTGATCATGGTGACGCCACTGCTGTTCATGTTCTCGACTTCGCTCAAGACGGCCGGGCAGGTCTATGACCTCAAGCTCATCCCGTCGGCGCCGACGCTGGACAATTACATCAAGGTGCTGGGTGACGGCCGCTTCATGCAGTGGTTCCTCAACTCGACCTTCATCGCCATCACGGTGACCGCGTCCAACGTGTTCTTCGATAGCCTCGTGGGCTATACGCTGGCCAAGTTCGAATTCCGCGGGCGCTACTTCATCTTCCTGGCGATCCTGTCCACGCTGATGATCCCCACCGAAATGCTTGTGATCCCGTGGTACCTGATGTCCAGCCAGCTCGGTTGGCTCAATTCCTACTGGGGCATCATGTTCCCCGGCATGATGACGGCCTTCGGCACCTTCCTGATGAAGCAGTTCTTTGAGGGCGTACCCAACGACTTCCTGGAAGCCGCGCGCGTCGATGGGCTCAACGAGTTCACCATCTGGTGGAAGATCGCCATGCCCATGGTGGTGCCCGCCATCTCGGCCCTGGCCATCTTCACCTTCCTGGGGAACTGGACCGCCTTCTTCTGGCCGCTGATCGTCACCACCTCCAAGGAGCTCTATACGCTGCCCGTAGGCATTTCGAGCTTCTCGGCCGAGGCTTCCATTCAATGGGAGCTGATCATGACCGGCGCCGCCATCGGCACCATCCCCACGCTTCTCGTCTTCCTGGCCCTGCAGCGCTTCATCGTGCGCGGTGTCATGCTGGCCGGCCTGAAGGGCTAA
- the argH gene encoding argininosuccinate lyase, whose amino-acid sequence MTDPRLSDSSVFPDPVYKETVLAPLFDGAKDHHVDGFRAIDRAHLVMLAETGILDAAQAGDIARALDSIDAEIDPSRLVYTGEVEDFFFLIEKELKQRVGPDLGGRLHTARSRNDIDHTLFKLGLRSRLNVLIGKALALHKALIAAAEREKSTLIVAYTHGQPAQPTTFGHYLSAMVEFVGRDIGRLFEAYAIVDLSPMGAAAITTSGFPTDRARVAELLGFAAPLQNSYSCIAGIDYITATYSAIELMFLHLGRPIQDFQVWTSFEVGQIYVPNSLVQISSIMPQKRNPVPIEHLRHLASQTYGRAQAMLTVMHNTPFTDMNDSEGETQAMGYQAFDSAYRVLDLLAALVAQIRIDPARVAQNIRRSCITITELADSLVRREGLSFREGHEIAAAVAKAVVAMGGDLVSDGYTPFTQAFEKATGHASALDQATFAELVSPEYFVAVRTRYGGPAPEPLNAAIDGYKHQAAELAARHDNLLERQAKAARLLQERFDALKGKA is encoded by the coding sequence ATGACCGATCCACGACTATCCGACAGCTCGGTCTTTCCCGACCCCGTCTATAAGGAAACGGTGCTTGCGCCCCTGTTCGACGGGGCCAAGGACCACCATGTCGATGGCTTCCGCGCCATCGACCGCGCCCATCTGGTCATGCTGGCCGAAACCGGCATTCTCGATGCCGCCCAGGCGGGTGACATTGCCCGGGCGCTCGACAGCATCGACGCCGAAATCGACCCGTCCAGGCTCGTCTATACCGGCGAGGTGGAGGACTTCTTCTTCCTTATCGAGAAGGAGCTGAAGCAGCGCGTGGGTCCCGATCTCGGCGGACGGCTGCACACCGCCCGTTCGCGCAACGATATCGACCATACCCTGTTCAAGCTGGGCCTGCGCAGCCGTCTCAACGTGCTGATCGGCAAGGCGCTGGCTTTGCACAAGGCGCTCATTGCCGCCGCCGAGCGCGAGAAATCCACCCTGATCGTGGCCTATACCCATGGCCAGCCGGCGCAACCGACCACGTTCGGCCACTACCTCTCGGCTATGGTCGAGTTTGTGGGCCGCGATATCGGGCGCCTGTTCGAGGCCTACGCAATCGTCGATCTCTCGCCCATGGGGGCCGCTGCCATCACCACGTCAGGCTTCCCCACCGACCGGGCGCGGGTGGCCGAGCTGCTGGGCTTTGCTGCGCCTTTGCAGAATTCCTATTCCTGCATTGCCGGCATCGACTATATCACCGCCACCTACAGCGCCATCGAGCTGATGTTCCTCCATCTCGGTCGTCCCATCCAGGATTTCCAGGTCTGGACCAGCTTCGAGGTCGGGCAGATCTACGTGCCCAATTCGCTGGTGCAGATCTCCTCGATCATGCCGCAGAAGCGCAATCCGGTGCCTATCGAGCATCTGCGCCATCTGGCGAGCCAGACCTATGGCCGGGCGCAGGCCATGTTGACGGTGATGCACAATACGCCCTTCACCGACATGAATGACAGCGAGGGCGAAACCCAGGCCATGGGCTATCAGGCCTTCGACAGCGCCTATCGCGTGCTCGACCTGCTGGCGGCGCTGGTGGCGCAAATCCGCATCGATCCGGCCCGGGTAGCGCAGAATATTCGCCGCTCCTGCATCACCATTACCGAACTGGCCGATAGCCTGGTGCGCCGCGAAGGCCTGTCCTTCCGCGAGGGCCATGAAATAGCCGCTGCCGTCGCCAAGGCGGTGGTGGCCATGGGTGGCGACCTGGTCAGCGATGGCTATACGCCCTTTACCCAGGCTTTCGAAAAGGCCACCGGCCACGCTTCGGCACTGGACCAGGCGACCTTCGCCGAACTGGTTTCGCCCGAATATTTCGTGGCCGTGCGCACCCGCTATGGCGGCCCCGCGCCCGAGCCACTCAACGCCGCCATCGACGGCTACAAACACCAGGCAGCCGAACTTGCTGCTCGCCATGACAATTTGCTGGAGCGCCAGGCCAAGGCCGCGCGCCTGCTCCAGGAGCGCTTCGACGCATTGAAGGGAAAAGCCTGA